The following are encoded together in the Pirellulales bacterium genome:
- a CDS encoding ATP-binding cassette domain-containing protein — protein sequence MIHARQLTKFYADLRRGQFVALDQVSFNALPGQIYGLLGPNGAGKTTALRILSTMLRPSSGSASVNGCDVVTQPALVRRQIGFVSANTAVYDRMTAREMVEYFGRLHGMHEEHLQARMEELFTRLQMNDIRDLLGSKMSTGMKQKVSIARAIIHDPPVVIFDEATVGLDVLVARALLNTVAELREHGKCIIFSTHIMREAEKLCDRIAIIHRGSILAEGGLDELLDRHQQRDLEELFFQLISLHDETEPVNR from the coding sequence GTGATTCACGCCCGACAACTCACGAAGTTTTATGCCGATTTGCGTCGCGGGCAGTTCGTGGCGCTGGATCAGGTCAGCTTCAACGCGTTGCCCGGACAAATCTACGGCCTGCTGGGGCCCAACGGCGCTGGCAAAACCACGGCCTTACGAATTCTTAGCACCATGTTGCGCCCTAGTAGCGGTTCGGCTTCGGTGAACGGCTGCGACGTAGTCACCCAGCCGGCACTGGTGCGGCGGCAAATTGGCTTTGTTTCGGCCAACACGGCCGTATACGACCGGATGACCGCCCGAGAAATGGTGGAATACTTCGGCCGCCTGCACGGCATGCATGAAGAACATTTGCAAGCCCGTATGGAGGAGCTCTTTACTCGCCTGCAAATGAACGACATTCGCGATTTGCTGGGCTCGAAAATGTCGACGGGCATGAAGCAGAAAGTTTCGATTGCGCGGGCCATTATCCATGACCCGCCGGTGGTGATTTTCGACGAAGCGACCGTGGGGCTCGATGTGTTGGTCGCCCGAGCGCTCTTGAATACCGTGGCTGAGCTGCGTGAACATGGCAAGTGCATTATTTTTTCGACTCACATCATGCGCGAGGCTGAGAAGCTATGCGATCGGATTGCCATCATCCATCGCGGCTCCATCTTGGCAGAAGGCGGATTGGACGAACTGCTTGATCGGCATCAGCAGCGTGATCTGGAAGAGTTGTTCTTTCAATTGATTTCGTTGCATGATGAGACAGAGCCCGTGAA